The following are from one region of the Plutella xylostella chromosome 21, ilPluXylo3.1, whole genome shotgun sequence genome:
- the LOC105384450 gene encoding chromatin assembly factor 1 subunit A-A, whose translation MPTMKATKTPDAAIVVSPSQKKLKQARLPFKILGDVSPAPESPLTRKRKLSAQDNGVASKIGKISKENEDKEDCVLISDEDSKDAIKTDKEVSISNPYVKLVSKAIKKKQQKSKVAKKKKNTKNVSETITTNNDVEEKEAKDCDKSEVSDVEPMEVDDKTDISTQEVQEPDNDQNKTNNTLIELEDSNDESDANLPIPEPEQWKSLAAITGKNNETADENETKTKSYNPPSKTVSTPKRSPRIKKSQSEENKTTLNTSVSGSKSSEAKSAPTTPKTPKNTRSSISNGQVDDSLNASNTSLTPKQLQRKLESAKKKEEREKEKQDREKKRLQEKEERDKIKKEKEDLKKKEREEKEEARKKEREEKEEQKKKEKEEKEKQKELEKKLREEKEELKRKEKEAKEEERRKEKEAREEERRKRQEALDQEKQEQELKKKKAAEAFANFFVPKQKMEKDQSVIGPVIQNNMLSSFTLKSDMRLAPTVRLELSVERKKTLEEFLKKQDVAEKKLYVKSLKTPDVKPGSCGKTWPLDDKDDVVIVEDELQPPDGLGEVICESSVREKLRPKLLSFHENRRPPYWGTWRKRSGAVGPRTPFAQDQKLLDYSVDSADEWEEEAEGESIDGSAAGSDLDDNDDYEVDHELFVPHGYLSDEEATMDEDDVLALSPEAQQARLKHLEDEFASEMRKPTEKLKPRLYGPIWETKDGGRPEKCVDALWNYFQKLAMIVDDVTPLLQPAPVAEETEKKKNKKKKPEKKAPEGEEKSPKNEKKRKAKPEKKETKQAKVVEAKTPEAKKNQRGINSFLTKLNLDDH comes from the exons ATGCCAACTATGAAGGCAACAAAAACACCCGATGCTGCCATTGTGGTGAGTCCTTCACAGAAAAAGTTGAAACAAGCTCGTCTTCCATTCAAGATTCTTGGTGATGTTTCTCCCGCTCCTGAGTCGCCGTTGACCAGAAAGAGGAAGTTATCAGCTCAAGACAATGGTGTCGCCTCTAAAATTGGCAAAATATCCAAAGAAAACGAAGATAAAGAAGATTGTGTTCTCATTAGTGATGAAGACAGCAAGGATGCCATAAAAACGGACAAGGAAGTCAGTATTTCTAATCCCTACGTCAAACTGGTGTCCAAAGCAATCAAAAAGAAACAGCAGAAGTCAAAAGTAGCcaaaaagaagaagaataccAAAAATGTTAGTGAGACCATCACAACAAACAATGATGTTGAAGAAAAAGAGGCAAAGGACTGTGATAAGAGTGAAGTTAGTGATGTAGAACCGATGGAAGTAGATGATAAAACGGATATCTCAACACAGGAGGTTCAAGAGCCAGATAATGATcagaacaaaacaaacaacactTTAATAGAATTAGAAGACTCTAATGATGAATCTGATGCTAACCTTCCCATTCCGGAGCCTGAACAGTGGAAGTCTTTGGCTGCCATCACTGgtaaaaacaatgaaacagctgatgaaaatgaaactaaaacaaaatcatacaATCCCCCCTCCAAGACTGTTAGTACTCCTAAAAGAAGCCCTAGGATTAAGAAGTCACAATCAGAAGAGAATAAAACTACTTTAAATACATCAGTATCAGGTTCTAAGTCCAGTGAAGCTAAATCCGCTCCAACCACTCCTAAAACACCGAAGAACACCAGAAGTTCCATCAGTAATGGACAAGTAGATGACTCGCTGAATGCTTCTAACACTTCTTTGACACCTAAACAG TTACAAAGAAAGTTGGAGTCTGCAAAAAAGAAAGAGGAAAGGGAAAAAGAGAAACAAGACCGTGAAAAGAAGAGGCTccaagaaaaagaagaaagagaCAAGATTAAGAAGGAAAAGGAAGATctaaagaagaaagaaagagaggAGAAAGAAGAGGcaagaaagaaagagagagaagAAAAGGAAGAACagaagaaaaaagaaaaagaagagaaagagaaacaaaaagaactggagaaaa AGCTTCGAGAAGAGAAAGAAGAATTAAAACGCAAAGAGAAAGAGGCGAAAGAAGAAGAGAGACGGAAAGAGAAAGAGGCCAGAGAAGAAGAGAGACGCAAGAGACAAGAAGCTTTAGACCAGGAGAAACAGGAACAAgaactaaaaaaaaagaaagctGCTGAAGCCTTTGCCAATTTCTTTGTCCCAAAACAGAAGATGGAGAAAGACCAGTCGGTTATTGGACCTGTCATACAAAACAATATGCTATCAAGCTTCACACTCAAATCTGATATGAGATTAGCCCCAACAGTAAGACTAGAATTGTCTGTAGAACGGAAGAAAACTCTTGAAGAGTTTTTGAAGAAACAGGATGTGGCAGAAAAGAAGTTGTATGTAAAAAGTCTGAAAACCCCTGATGTGAAACCAGGGTCTTGTGGTAAAACTTGGCCCTTGGATGATAAAGATGACGTTGTCATTGTGG AAGACGAGCTCCAGCCGCCAGACGGTCTCGGTGAGGTGATCTGCGAGTCCTCAGTGCGAGAGAAGCTGAGGCCCAAGTTACTAAGTTTCCATGAGAACCGCCGTCCACCGTACTGGGGCACTTGGCGCAAGCGCAGCGGCGCCGTCGGCCCGAGGACGCCGTTTGCGCAGGACCAG AAGCTTCTAGACTACTCAGTGGACAGTGCAGACGAGTGGGAAGAGGAGGCGGAGGGCGAGAGCATCGACGGCAGCGCGGCCGGCAGCGACCTCGACGACAACGACGACTACGAGGTGGACCACGAGCTGTTCGTGCCGCACGGGTACCTTAGCGACGAG GAAGCTACAATGGATGAGGACGACGTCCTGGCTCTGTCTCCAGAAGCGCAGCAAGCGAGACTCAAACACTTAGAAGACGAATTCGCTTCAGAAATGAGGAAGCCAACAGAAAAACTCAAGCCGCGACTTTACGGACCGATCTGGGAGACGAAGGACGGCGGCCGCCCTGAAAAGTGTGTGGATGCTCTCTGGAACTACTTCCAGAAACTAGCAATGATCGTGGATGACGTAACTCCTTTGTTGCAACCTGCTCCGGTAGCCGAGGAAACAGAAAAGAAAaagaacaaaaagaaaaaaccgGAAAAGAAAGCCCCAGAGGGGGAAGAAAAGAGTCCCAAAAACGAGAAAAAGAGGAAAGCTAAACCTGAGAAGAAAGAGACTAAACAAGCGAAAGTTGTTGAAGCCAAAACGCCAGAGGCCAAGAAGAATCAGCGAGGCATCAACTCTTTCTTAACTAAGTTAAATCTGGATGatcattaa
- the LOC105384451 gene encoding vegetative cell wall protein gp1 produces the protein MTKKPKPKLDFKDISLGLRILREFLLGRPHELKSLHVRFPPMLAPRTIPRPDIPRGPDPKYSQFQYCTRSAQRSVKPPVIAPVGEGSKPGSKHIDPAHIRFSSPPTPGPPWQWDGHNYFISVPDTSPPSPCPPRPPAPPCPPAPISPCLRRSDYVKKPK, from the exons ATGACGAAAAAACCAAAGCCGAAATTAGATTTTAAAGACATTTCTTTAGGCTTGCGGATATTACGTGAGTTTTTGTTGGGGCGCCCTCATGAGTTAAAATCATTGCATGTCCGATTTCCGCCAATGTTGGCACCTCGGACCATACCACGGCCCGATATCCCTCGAGGGCCCGACCCGAAGTACTCACAGTTTCAATATTGCACCCGGAGTGCCCAACGCTCTGTGAAGCCTCCGGTGATAGCGCCTGTAGGTGAAGGTAGCAAGCCCGGGTCCAAGCATATTGATCCTGCTCAT ATTCGCTTCTCGTCTCCACCGACCCCGGGCCCGCCCTGGCAATGGGACGGGCACAATTACTTCATCAGTGTCCCTGATACTTCGCCGCCGAGTCcctgccccccgcgcccgcccgcgcccccttGCCCGCCTGCTCCCATCTCGCCCTGCCTTCGCAGGAGTGATTATGTGAAGAAGCCGAAATAA